One window of Cygnus olor isolate bCygOlo1 chromosome 28, bCygOlo1.pri.v2, whole genome shotgun sequence genomic DNA carries:
- the EFNA3 gene encoding ephrin-A3, with translation MAARLLPLLPLLLLLGRGPPGALGNRHAVHWNSSNLHLRREGYTVQVNVNDYLDIYCPHYNASVPEHRLEQYVLYMVNAEGYRTCNTSQGFKRWECNRPHAPHSPIKFSEKFQRYSAFSLGYEFRAGQEYYYISTPTHNHRRACLKMKVFVCCASTSHSGEKLAPTLPQFTLRPEVKIEDLENFNPEIPKLEKSISGTSPKREHLPLAVAAALFLMTLLAS, from the exons ATGGCTGCTcggctgctgcccctgctcccgctgctgctcttgctgggCCGGGGGCCCCcgggggccctgggcaaccgGCACGCCGTGCACTGGAACAGCTCCAACCTGCA CCTGCGGCGGGAGGGCTACACAGTGCAGGTGAACGTCAACGACTACCTGGACATCTACTGCCCGCACTACAACGCCTCGGTGCCCGAGCACAGGCTGGAGCAGTACGTGCTGTACATGGTGAACGCGGAGGGCTACCGCACCTGCAACACCAGCCAGGGCTTCAAGCGCTGGGAGTGCAACCGGCCCCACGCGCCCCACAGCCCCATCAAGTTCTCGGAGAAGTTCCAGCGCTACAGCGCCTTCTCGCTGGGCTACGAGTTCCGCGCGGGGCAGGAGTACTACTACATCT CCACACCGACACACAACCACCGCCGGGCCTGCCTGAAGATGAAGGTGTTCGTGTGCTGTGCCTCCA CGTCGCACTCTGGGGAGAAGCTGGCGCCCACCCTGCCGCAGTTCACCCTGCGGCCCGAGGTGAAGATCGAGGACCTGG AAAACTTCAACCCGGAGATCCCCAAGCTGGAGAAGAGCATCAGCGGCACCAGCCCCAAGCGGGAACACTTGCCCCTGGCTGTGGCTGCCGCCCTCTTCCTAATGACGCTGCTGGCCTCCTAG